In Aliamphritea ceti, a single window of DNA contains:
- a CDS encoding TRAP transporter substrate-binding protein — protein MNKRVSASNSNQEKVSRRDFFRVASTYGLSSTMLAASALGSFSLSQLAQAADDNSKKRYKKAAKHTLTFGASGFNENNLLIERAGCIDFLKDVEDRTDGEIRVEFVGDNQICGQLNCVKKTQQGIIDMFTASTQNSAGGAPYLNVLDYAYMFPTRASQYHFLYHPDSQKLLRDPLRTRHGLQFLFSHCELRGLQMGLGWEDKPLITSIDQLRGTKNRVTGTQLGRIAMQLLELNPVPIAWSETLDGLKQGLIDGAETWAGAVGYANMSPVVSQSVDLRFFCGTEATMMDAALFDSFSGELQDAVMESAYLTQVKIQAAQEAALVNTVGATTPSLPGTLFDQHNVRVAALSDEERAKAERICAPEFNPEPWEKWRNRLDKWSGGHDTYSSIHKIAREIPRDMLAENVEPRRWWKSA, from the coding sequence ATGAATAAGCGAGTAAGTGCATCCAATTCAAATCAGGAAAAAGTCTCCCGTCGGGATTTCTTCCGTGTAGCTTCTACTTATGGTCTGAGTTCTACTATGCTGGCGGCTTCTGCGTTGGGAAGTTTTTCACTTTCTCAGCTTGCGCAGGCTGCAGACGATAATTCGAAGAAACGCTACAAAAAAGCAGCTAAACATACCCTTACTTTCGGGGCGTCTGGCTTTAACGAAAATAACTTATTGATAGAGCGTGCTGGTTGCATCGACTTTCTGAAAGATGTGGAAGACCGGACTGATGGTGAGATCCGCGTAGAGTTTGTTGGCGATAATCAGATTTGTGGTCAGTTAAACTGTGTAAAGAAAACCCAGCAGGGCATTATTGATATGTTCACTGCATCCACCCAGAATTCAGCAGGTGGTGCACCTTATCTTAACGTTCTTGATTACGCCTATATGTTCCCAACCCGGGCGTCTCAGTATCATTTCCTGTATCACCCTGATAGCCAGAAACTGCTGCGTGATCCTCTGCGTACCCGTCATGGTCTGCAATTCCTGTTTTCTCATTGTGAGCTGCGCGGTTTACAGATGGGTCTTGGTTGGGAAGATAAGCCTCTTATTACCAGCATTGATCAGCTTCGCGGTACAAAGAACCGTGTAACCGGTACTCAGTTGGGTCGAATTGCGATGCAGCTATTGGAACTTAATCCGGTACCTATCGCCTGGTCTGAAACGCTGGATGGTCTGAAACAGGGTCTGATTGATGGTGCGGAAACATGGGCTGGAGCAGTGGGCTATGCAAATATGTCTCCTGTGGTTTCTCAGTCTGTCGATTTACGTTTTTTCTGCGGTACTGAAGCAACCATGATGGATGCTGCACTGTTTGATAGCTTCAGTGGTGAGCTACAAGACGCAGTAATGGAGTCTGCATACCTGACACAGGTTAAGATTCAGGCTGCACAGGAAGCGGCACTGGTAAATACTGTTGGTGCAACGACGCCATCACTACCAGGCACGTTATTTGATCAGCACAATGTTCGTGTAGCGGCTTTGTCCGATGAAGAACGTGCGAAAGCAGAGCGTATCTGTGCGCCGGAGTTTAACCCAGAGCCTTGGGAGAAGTGGCGTAATCGTCTGGATAAGTGGTCAGGTGGACACGATACTTACAGCTCGATTCATAAAATCGCACGTGAAATTCCACGCGATATGTTGGCTGAGAACGTTGAGCCGCGTCGCTGGTGGAAGTCTGCATAA
- a CDS encoding IclR family transcriptional regulator: MSDSESKGKNSSIQRALHILEIVANAKQPITPTEINRDLNLPKPTVHRLCSQLEDEGFLQARMDGRGLLPGPKLNGIALGILSNNDYLRGQRHVILQRLSEQLGETCNISIPNGDHMIYFDRVETHWPLRIQLQINDHVPLHCTASGKLFLSEMSSVQRSRLLSKLPMDERTPNTLTSAEALKPVLSKIRKEGIGIDNEEFFQGMIAVSVPIRDKQGRLYAALAMHAPTARMSLEEAISNVPAMRQAATELAELMDDESTSNNS; encoded by the coding sequence ATGTCAGACTCAGAGAGTAAGGGTAAAAACTCCTCTATTCAGCGTGCTTTACACATACTGGAAATTGTTGCTAACGCAAAGCAGCCTATTACCCCAACCGAGATTAACCGTGACCTTAACCTGCCTAAGCCAACCGTTCACCGTCTTTGTAGCCAACTGGAAGATGAAGGCTTTTTACAGGCGCGCATGGATGGCCGGGGTCTTCTACCAGGGCCTAAACTGAACGGTATTGCTTTAGGAATTCTGAGTAATAACGATTATTTGCGGGGCCAGCGACACGTCATACTGCAACGTCTGTCTGAACAACTGGGTGAGACCTGTAACATTTCGATCCCAAATGGCGACCACATGATTTATTTTGACCGGGTTGAAACCCACTGGCCATTACGAATCCAGCTACAGATTAACGATCACGTCCCCCTTCACTGCACCGCCAGTGGCAAGCTGTTTCTCAGTGAAATGAGCAGTGTGCAGCGCTCTCGTCTGCTCAGTAAGCTGCCAATGGATGAACGCACTCCTAATACACTCACCAGTGCAGAGGCCCTTAAGCCGGTACTGAGTAAAATTCGAAAAGAAGGTATCGGGATAGATAACGAAGAGTTTTTTCAAGGCATGATTGCTGTGTCAGTGCCTATTCGTGATAAACAGGGCCGTTTATACGCCGCTCTGGCAATGCATGCACCAACAGCACGTATGAGTCTGGAAGAAGCCATCAGCAATGTACCAGCAATGCGTCAGGCGGCCACAGAGCTTGCTGAATTAATGGATGATGAAAGCACAAGTAATAACAGTTAA